The following are from one region of the Neurospora crassa OR74A linkage group III, whole genome shotgun sequence genome:
- a CDS encoding GPI mannosyltransferase 4 translates to MLRRTYLFLVLVRLWFALSPSYLHPDENFQGPEVIAGQIFHYPVRHTWEFTNEHPIRSVFPLWPVYGLPMLLLRWLWIGNGNDGEIPPIAVFWTLRVLMFAISFVLEDWAIHELIPSPRHRRVAVLIVASSYVTWTFQTHTFSNSVETLVVAWCLVLIQRIVENPNRSSFLASAVLGFVAVFGVFNRITFPAFVLIPGLQLLKYYWKNPLSFVILVFAGISTTLFAIALDTAFYTPHSMTWLDLIRRPVLTPLNNFLYNIDPENLAQHGLHPWYQHLLANLPQLIGPAAVLLFTRPQCSIRLYSAISGLVVLSLSKHQEARFLLPTVPLILSSIRLPKRKSALRIWLGSWIVFNLVLGILFGVYHQGGIVPAQVFLSKQPDATQAVWWKTYMPPTWLLNGKNEVLTTRDVMGMKGEILLEELEKIATCDIPADRRSNEYLKEKNGTYLVAPLSAAWLDPYLPNKGLDGLRFREVWRYRQHLNLDDMDFGDDGVWNTLTRVIGRRGLGIWRVTKSCPK, encoded by the exons ATGTTGCGGAGAACATACCTTTTCTTGGTGTTGGTAAGGCTCTGGTTTGCCTTATCACCAAGCTATCTTCACCCAGATGAGAACTTTCAAGGGCCAGAGGTTATAGCCG GACAGATCTTTCATTATCCCGTCCGGCACACGTGGGAATTCACAAACGAGCACCCGATCCGTAGCGTTTTCCCACTATGGCCCGTATATGGGCTGCCGATGCTGCTTCTTCGCTGGCTATGGATCGGAAATGGAAATGACGGCGAGATTCCGCCTATCGCAGTGTTCTGGACCCTGCGCGTCCTCATGTTCGCCATAAGCTTCGTCCTGGAGGATTGGGCTATCCACGAGCTCATACCATCGCCGAGACATAGGCGCGTTGCTGTCCTCATTGTTGCCTCCTCCTACGTGACCTGGACGTTCCAGACACACACCTTTTCGAACTCAGTGGAAACATTAGTAGTAGCGTGGTGTCTGGTGCTGATTCAGCGCATTGTTGAGAATCCG AATCGCAGTTCGTTCCTTGCCTCAGCGGTATTAGGTTTTGTTGCGGTCTTTGGAGTGTTCAATCGCATCACATTCCCCGCCTTTGTGTTGATTCCTGGCTTGCAGTTGCTGAAATACTACTGGAAGAA TCCTCTGTCATTCGTGATTTTGGTCTTTGCAGGTATCTCAACAACGCTGTTTGCCATCGCTCTCGACACGGCCTTCTACACACCGCACTCGATGACCTGGTTGGACCTTATAAGAAGACCTGTATTGACGCCGCTCAACAACTTTCTTTACAACATTGACCCGGAAAACTTGGCTCAACATGGATTGCACCCGTGGTACCAACATTTGCTTGCCAACCTTCCACAGCTGATCGGGCCAGCCGCCGTGCTTCTCTTCACCCGACCGCAATGCTCTATACGACTGTACTCTGCTATCTCAGGCCTTGTCGTTCTCTCCCTATCAAAGCATCAGGAAGCAAGATTCCTCCTCCCGACAGTCCCTCTCATCTTATCTTCCATTCGACTTCCGAAACGAAAGTCGGCCTTGCGCATTTGGCTGGGGTCCTGGATTGTGTTCAACCTCGTGTTGGGCATATTATTTGGGGTCTATCACCAAGGTGGTATCGTGCCAGCGCAAGTATTCCTGAGCAAGCAGCCTGATGCTACCCAAGCAGTTTGGTGGAAGACGTATATGCCACCAACCTGGCTTCTAAACGGGAAGAACGAGGTCCTCACCACACGAGATGTTATGGGAATGAAGGGCGAGATATTGCTCGAGGAACTGGAGAAAATTGCCACATGCGATATCCCCGCGGACAGGAGGAGCAATGAATAtctgaaggagaagaacggAACATATCTGGTGGCGCCTCTTTCGGCTGCATGGCTAGACCCTTACCTACCGAACAAGGGCCTGGACGGACTACGATTTCGGGAGGTATGGCGATATCGGCAGCATTTGAACCTGGATGATATGGattttggtgatgacggcgTTTGGAATACCCTGACTAGAGTAATTGGGAGGAGGGGCCTCGGGATATGGAGGGTTACCAAAAGTTGTCCCAAGTAG
- a CDS encoding dual specificity phosphatase, translating to MASPYDPVATDPPLLDRNSEIKTYTTSRFTYPGLRIFYRRHQQADRLPKSPAPIPLLVFIHGLGGSVAQFHPLLTSLTSIASCLAIDLPGCGRSEFSVRQWEAYTTDALVELLETIIEDYREKEDGQGVVLIGHSMGASLAALLASPRLPPRTQLHDHVAGLIAVCPTSGFSSQKQIMVLTALLWVPEIIFNLWRAWDKRGGSQSASVRRFVGADADPEAKRLQDLYNNQAITSVWRRMAWGCLPTHVKGVTKGGLPSKETWEKLNVPVFLVGGEDDRVTPPQEIAKIRDFLQEVKTTPDTISPGTSVLADSAAPVDINAAASKIDAMTSLGQGEENTRESEDQKPVHRTQVAEPEEGADDPVTPTEQAASLPSLSLHRKKIVRSIIMGKPATHALLYTPSTVRILAGLISDFMVVHITGRLDLGWQLQYLSRDGKWDVKNLQKWQAVEPVSEPIGGIFRAIKTLREVDEDHSPSEFVKKWGGVIKDVIDISHDNPVYNPQGLEKGGIHYHKFPTVSKVPPTDAEIKGFIELVDKVRDEQKERAKRENWGEEHYIGVHCHYGFNRTGFFLVCYLVERCGYTPEAAIEHFAQSRPKGIKHAHFKDRLYVRYSGLRSEAIAEH from the exons ATGGCTTCCCCATATG ATCCCGTGGCCACGGATCCACCACTTCTAGACAGAAACAGCGAGATCAAAACATACACCACGTCGAGGTTTACCTATCCCGGCCTGCGTATCTTCTATCGGCGCCACCAACAGGCCGACCGTCTTCCAAAGTCACCGGCGCCGATACCACTACTCGTTTTCATCCATGGACTTGGTGGCTCAGTAGCCCAGTTTCACCCGTTGCTCACCAGCCTGACTTCGATTGCGTCCTGCTTGGCTATTGATCTTCCAGGGTGCGGGAGATCCGAGTTTTCAGTCCGGCAATGGGAAGCATACACGACAGATGCCCTGGTAGAGCTCCTAGAGACCATCATCGAGGATTACCGCGAAAAGGAGGACGGCCAGGGTGTAGTGCTGATTGGTCACAGCATGGGTGCCTCTCTTGCTGCACTACTGGCGAGTCCGAGACTACCACCCCGGACTCAACTGCATGATCACGTCGCTGGCTTGATCGCGGTCTGCCCCACCTCAGGTTTTTCATCTCAGAAGCAAATTATGGTTCTTACGGCATTGCTTTGGGTCCCTGAAATCATCTTCAACCTTTGGAGAGCGTGGGACAAGCGAGGCGGAAGCCAAAGTGCGAGCGTTAGGAGGTTCGTTGGCGCCGATGCCGACCCCGAAGCAAAGCGGCTTCAAGACTTATACAACAACCAAGCTATCACGTCAGTCTGGCGTCGTATGGCTTGGGGTTGTCTACCGACTCATGTCAAAGGGGTTACTAAGGGCGGCCTACCTTCGAAAGAAACCTGGGAAAAGCTGAATGTGCCGGTTTTCTTAGtgggaggagaagatgataGAGTCACCCCTCCCCAGGAAATTGCCAAGATCCGTGACTTTCTGCAAGAAGTCAAAACGACACCAGACACGATTTCACCCGGCACCTCAGTTCTTGCTGACTCGGCAGCGCCGGTAGATATCAACGCAGCGGCGTCCAAGATTGATGCTATGACAAGTTTGGGGCAAGGAGAGGAAAATACTCGGGAAAGCGAGGATCAAAAGCCAGTACACCGCACACAGGTTGCTGAAccagaggaaggagcggacGATCCGGTGACACCTACTGAGCAGGCAGCGAGTCTACCGTCCTTGTCTCTCCACCGCAAAAAGATTGTGCGCTCCATCATCATGGGCAAGCCGGCCACGCACGCTTTACTATACACGCCGTCAACAGTCCGCATCCTCGCGGGATTGATATCGGATTTTATGGTTGTGCATATCACTGGTCGTCTTGACCTGGGCTGGCAACTGCAGTACCTTTCTCGTGATGGCAAGTGGGATGTCAAGAATCTTCAGAAGTGGCAGGCAGTAGAGCCTGTTTCTGAACCTATTGGAGGCATCTTCCGTGCCATCAAGACCTTGCGCGAGGTTGACGAAGATCACAGTCCTTCGGAATTTGTCAAGAAATGGGGTGGGGTCATTAAGGATGTCATTGACATTTCGCATGACAACCCCGTGTACAACCCTCAGGGTCTCGAGAAGGGAGGAATACACTACCACAAGTTCCCGACGGTTTCCAAGGTCCCGCCTACGGATGCGGAGATCAAGGGCTTCATTGAGCTTGTCGACAAGGTCCGTGACGAGCAGAAGGAGCGGGCGAAGAGAGAGAACTGGGGAGAAGAGCATTATATTGGAGTCCATTGCCACTATGGCTTCAACAGAACGGGATTTTTCCTTGTCTGTTACCTCGTTGAGCGATGCGGTTATACGCCGGAGGCGGCTATTGAGCATTTTGCTCAGAGCAGGCCCAAGGGCATCAAGCATGCTCACTTCAAGGACCGGCTGTACGTGCGGTATTCGGGTTTAAGGAGCGAGGCAATCGCGGAGCACTGA
- a CDS encoding HEAT repeat containing protein: protein MSSTPADATNGERNGITNTLTSHATTNPELDLAKLQALPAEQQELFLLTSVSALSRHVLTLEPDDCTAQQFYIKKEAFKVLNLASPSPTRVIRNALGRCLAHVFDKGDRKLLFETVNELVGIISSGKLKTEGEIRTKHAAVACLGDIYGSAGDSAIGLHQLVCSALLKLLKAASNHAGLRAAVLTAFGKIVTMIQGSMDENVARDIWKQGRNHASGDKGSLVVVAACRCLRSLVQYTPYFKNSTDFDKLKSTLFKTFDNPSSNARSAAADCFAQALVGGYSESAIGEAPLPLVKKSKSKAIKRQSTMGGLQDDEEVPSRPESPAPTQRPQDLTLSLANILKTLSTQYVRISTTNKARAAIAICIGNVLQKLGEKTVEVNYLCILEILTADFLGHNNILNNRYRLLISRRMVDTIIQDILGKRILGESGQITAAKAIVNDILKNYPQALKEKPEPSKHTLVVSLSALSSLISSLGTAVTDFSEGCRDGLLQVLQHPSYTVQVYAAACMKNFVLACPQQLLPCLSVCMNSLSRELSLLGTGRNSPRRCIGFAHGLAAGLSASPQRPLYGSVEINSRVLTMATNLLKSSGTSELRVASTQIQVAWTLIGGLMSLGPNFVKIHLSQLLLLWKNALPKVLAKDSMAVHRNLLNASFLTHVRECALGSILAFLQFNSRLLTVDVCKRIATMLQSTTAFLKTLPAKKTSDDISERLTPALQLQDLEVMVRRRVLQCYTKLVNVSPAGATEALLQSNLLTLAISLFADPDNYTPSSLSTSIANAAGTFDSIWEVGDNSGFGVTSLVRGFATRSLPGQQTNGSDSTQQEYEPEECIERLLLSPVCGTLENDACLLYIGNSDNPGLPDPAATEVVNMAIQLFAFVFPLTPSKVQESALEQITTFIRAGSLQRETGRKAAVDVNVVTALLSTLRVACKETKSSPGDITNMAVEKLLQELLRDFVLDPDQYVRSIAYEAIARLCSACGNAFTNQEIKFLVDTIVVNREPSARAGCAMALGCIQTKIGSMAAGYHLKTILNILMSLCNDPHPTVHYWALEAIARVSDAAGLGFSSFVSSTLGMLAKLYVSDTHNPELASPITMNLEADLSSSAAIARCVDALINVLGPDLQDSTKSRELILTLVGYFQQEEDLEIQRASLACMEHLTLYAPGYMDFIDYVRTLQRYIKSDHAALRDVAVDSLYNLMKRNSYDVIKAAEQGFEDHLWLVLDASPSHDGMRNLIRNWLRQTCLSDTAAWLARFQHVLKMTRPKASAQATTNTGRSGGGIDLQDEEVAGFAAAGGGAKDDKDTPSGSDVEPLKWQVTTFAMDCLNDIFILVTKDVATHGESAAQAALQNKVADVVRMAFSASTSGVLDQRIWGLKIIGAVLKMFGKIPDPDFEEAMLLEQYQAQISSALTPAFAADSSPELASEAVDVCASFIATGIVTDVDRMGRILKTLVSSLENFAKDEDNAGIGDLKGLSSNAQVMVKMSVFAAWAELQVASSEQKYLLDVLKPHIGTLTPLWLESLREFARLRFEPDISMTLGPPSLSGSLDTVYAALNRETLLKFYQESWLKLVDAIASLIEQDSEFVFDALDGKELSGPTTNSSSKGADINYRDEPVAFFFVLFGIAFEALATRPGQSESLATREQTLEILRALKKILHPSVSGHAIYRDAIFSETMDLLDRLVLTEGLDVQGVIVEIARALCVAHPAARKQADDPENSELSDDIEQLFELTRIIVLVLSGLLPNLSETQQPVRHQMTEEAILLVKTSLNALVDAAEVFPSIIKTDLHACILHIFATILATPSCQEVIVPQNLSTLKRFINGMTGSRRDGGDDDEGNSPTDVQLLGCLRRFLSIYLNAQKREAPTSLTCVKNCLLAITILFTGGKNHLPASEPLVAKFLDELVDCLTDRMTAKIAANCIRSLLLNTNANNQPTSADHSISRHLLPRLIAFVTNTSPEDPEQARSLIAQTLVQFTAVVARGSSQDGGQGASIAMALVVPTLLSRAATEGAKDDAYRETSARLLELASADQTAFRAVVGAMSEGQRAFMEEVIKSGRSGGMGGGGGGAHVGAGGRRSEEDEEQAPTIALKMNFGG, encoded by the exons ATGTCATCCACACCAGCTGACGCCACCAATGGCGAGCGCAACGGCATCACGAACACACTGACATCCCACGCTACGACGAATCCCGAGCTCGATCTTGCCAAGCTTCAAGCGCTCCCCGCCGAGCAGCAGGAGCTGTTCCTCCTGACGTCCGTCTCGGCACTTAGCAGGCATGTCCTGACGCTCGAACCAGATGACTGCACCGCGCAGCAGTTCTACATAAAAAAGGAGGCCTTCAAGGTCCTGAATCTTgcctcgccatcgccaacaaGAGTCATACGAAACGCGCTGGGGCGGTGTCTTGCGCACGTGTTCGACAAGGGCGATAGGAAGCTCCTGTTCGAAACTGTTAACGAGCTGGTCGGCATCATCTCGAGTGGGAAATTGAAGACGGAGGGTGAGATACGGACAAAACATGCTGCCGTGGCTTGCTTGGGGGATATATACGGCTCGGCTGGTGACAGCGCCATTGGCTTGCACCAGCTAGTATGCTCGGCGCTCTTGAAGCTATTGAAGGCAGCTTCGAACCACGCAGGGCTTCGTGCAGCTGTCCTGACCGCTTTCGGGAAGATTGTCACCATGATACAGGGGAGCATGGACGAGAATGTTGCGAGAGATATATGGAAGCAGGGGAGAAACCATGCCTCTGGAGACAAAGGATCACTGGTCGTCGTGGCCGCTTGCCGATGCCTACGGTCGCTTGTGCAGTATACCCCCTATTTCAAGAACTCGACCGACTTCGACAAGCTCAAATCGACCTTGTTCAAGACGTTCGACAATCCCTCATCAAACGCGCGATCGGCAGCAGCGGACTGCTTTGCCCAAGCGCTGGTCGGGGGTTACTCCGAGTCAGCCATTGGCGAGGCACCGCTGCCCCTGGTCAAGAAATCCAAGTCCAAGGCGATCAAGAGACAGTCAACAATGGGAGGCCTtcaagatgacgaggaggttCCCTCACGGCCCGAGAGCCCTGCTCCAACCCAGAGACCCCAAGATTTGACCTTGTCGCTGGCCAATATACTCAAAACTTTGTCCACCCAATACGTCCGCATTTCGACCACCAATAAGGCAAGGGCTGCCATCGCTATTTGTATCGGAAACGTTCTCCAGAAGCTCGGGGAAAAGACTGTAGAAGTCAACTATCTTTGCATTCTCGAGATCCTTACAGCTGACTTCTTGGGCCATAACAACATTCTCAACAACCGGTACCGCTTACTCATTTCGCGGCGCATGGTCGATACCATAATCCAGGACATATTAGGAAAAAGGATCCTGGGTGAATCGGGGCAAATCACGGCTGCTAAAGCTATCGTCAACGATATCCTCAAGAACTATCCTCAGGCGCTCAAGGAAAAGCCGGAGCCATCCAAACACACATTGGTTGTCTCACTGAGTGCTCTGTCCTCGCTGATCTCCAGTTTGGGCACAGCGGTGACCGACTTCTCAGAGGGATGTCGCGATGGCCTGCTTCAAGTTCTCCAGCACCCTAGCTATACCGTTCAGGTATACGCCGCGGCCTGCATGAAGAATTTTGTGTTGGCCTGCCCGCAACAGCTTCTTCCCTGTTTGTCAGTTTGCATGAACAGCTTGAGCCGAGAACTGAGCCTTCTTGGGACGGGAAGAAATTCCCCTCGCAGGTGCATTGGTTTCGCCCACGGCCTCGCTGCCGGGCTCAGCGCAAGCCCGCAACGCCCGCTCTATGGGTCGGTCGAGATCAACAGTCGTGTTCTGACCATGGCTACAAACTTGCTCAAGTCAAGTGGAACTTCGGAACTACGGGTTGCAAGCACCCAGATCCAAGTTGCCTGGACCTTGATAGGCGGCCTAATGTCTCTTGGTCCCAACTTCGTCAAGATTCATCTCTCGCAGCTGCTTTTACTCTGGAAGAATGCGCTGCCCAAGGTTCTGGCAAAGGATAGCATGGCGGTTCATAGGAATCTGCTCAATGCCTCGTTCCTCACACATGTCAGGGAATGTGCGCTTGGGTCTATCCTAGCGTTCCTTCAGTTCAACAGTCGCCTCTTGACTGTGGACGTATGTAAGAGAATTGCTACGATGTTGCAGAGTACTACTGCATTTCTCAAGACACTACCAGCGAAGAAGACATCGGATGATATAAGCGAGAGGCTGACTCCAGCCTTGCAACTCCAGGATCTGGAGGTTATGGTACGACGCAGAGTCCTTCAGTGCTATACGAAGCTCGTGAACGTTAGCCCTGCTGGCGCCACTGAAGCACTCCTGCAGTCCAACCTTTTGACTCTCGCCATCTCTCTCTTTGCCGACCCGGATAACTATACACCGAGCTCCCTCAGCACTTCCATCGCGAACGCCGCAGGTACCTTCGACTCTATTTGGGAGGTGGGCGACAATTCAGGGTTTGGAGTGACCAGTCTTGTTAGGGGCTTTGCGACAAGAAGCCTCCCGGGACAGCAGACCAACGGCTCAGACAGCACCCAACAAGAGTACGAACCGGAGGAGTGCATCGAGAGGCTGCTTCTTTCTCCCGTATGCGGCACCCTGGAGAACGACGCTTGTCTTCTGTACATCGGTAACTCGGATAACCCGGGACTTCCTGATCCTGCTGCCACCGAGGTGGTTAACATGGCTATCCAGTTGTTTGCCTTTGTCTTCCCTTTGACCCCATCTAAGGTGCAGGAGAGTGCCTTGGAGCAAATCACGACCTTCATAAGGGCTGGCTCCCTTCAGCGGGAAACTGGCCGCAaggctgctgttgatgtCAACGTGGTTACGGCACTTCTGTCTACCCTCCGCGTGGCTTGCAAGGAGACCAAGTCGTCACCAGGCGACATCACAAACATGGCCGTAGAGAAACTTCTACAGGAGCTACTGAGAGATTTCGTACTTGACCCCGATCAGTACGTCCGTAGCATTGCTTACGAGGCAATTGCCAGACTTTGCAGCGCTTGTGGCAACGCATTCACGAATCAAGAGATCAAGTTCCTTGTTGATACTATTGTTGTCAACCGAGAACCTAGCGCCAGAGCGGGCTGCGCCATGGCTCTTGGGTGCATCCAGACCAAGATTGGCAGCATGGCGGCTGGGTATCATTTGAAGACGATTCTTAACATCCTCATGTCTCTGTGCAACGATCCGCACCCGACTGTTCATTACTGGGCTTTGGAGGCTATAGCACGCGTATCAGATGCTGCTGGACTCGGCTTCTCCAGTTTCGTGTCTAGCACACTAGGAATGTTGGCCAAGCTCTACGTCTCGGATACGCATAACCCTGAATTAGCTTCTCCGATCACCATGAACTTGGAGGCTGACCTCTCCTCATCGGCTGCGATTGCTCGCTGCGTTGATGCGCTCATCAACGTCCTTGGTCCAGATCTACAAGACTCTACGAAGTCTAGGGAGCTGATCCTTACTCTTGTTGGGTATTTCCAGCAAGAAGAGGATCTTGAGATTCAGCGGGCAAGTCTCGCTTGCATGGAACATCTGACATTGTATGCTCCGGGCTACATGGACTTCATCGACTACGTCAGGACGCTTCAGCGATACATCAAGTCCGATCATGCCGCCCTCCGAGATGTGGCCGTGGACAGTCTTTATAATCTCATGAAGAGGAACTCGTACGATGTCATCAAGGCCGCCGAGCAAGGCTTCGAGGATCATCTGTGGCTGGTTCTCGATGCCTCGCCGAGTCATGACGGAATGCGCAACCTTATCAGAAACTGGCTCCGCCAGACCTGTCTTTCGGACACAGCCGCTTGGCTTGCGCGCTTCCAGCATGTCCTGAAGATGACCAGACCGAAAGCCTCCGCGCAGGCAACCACGAACACCGGGAGGTCTGGTGGAGGCATTGACCTGCAGGACGAAGAGGTAGCTGGCTTCGCCGCTGCTGGAGGAGGCGCCAAGGACGACAAAGATACGCCGAGCGGCTCAGATGTGGAGCCCCTGAAGTGGCAGGTCACTACCTTCGCCATGGACTGCCTGAACGATATCTTCATTTTGGTTACAAAAGATGTCGCAACTCATGGCGAATCTGCTGCGCAGGCGGCCCTTCAGAACAAGGTTGCTGATGTCGTTCGCATGGCGTTCTCGGCGTCCACGTCAGGTGTCTTGGACCAGAGAATCTGGGGCTTGAAGATCATTGGCGCTGTTCTCAAAATGTTTGGCAAGATTCCAGACCCAGACTTTGAGGAGGCCATGCTGCTTGAGCAGTACCAAGCGCAAATCAGTTCCGCTCTTACGCCCGCTTTTGCCGCGGACTCGTCACCCGAACTGGCCTCGGAAGCCGTCGATGTTTGTGCAAGCTTCATCGCCACAGGCATTGTCACTGACGTAGACAGGATGGGTAGAATTCTGAAGACGTTAGTGAGCTCGTTGGAGAACTTTGCAAAGGATGAGGATAATGCTGGCATTGGTGACCTCAAGGGACTCAGCTCAAACGCACAGGTTATGGTCAAGATGTCTGTCTTCGCCGCCTGGGCCGAGCTACAAGTCGCCAGCTCTGAACAAAAGTACCTGCTGGATGTTCTCAAGCCTCATATTGGTACCTTGACTCCTCTTTGGCTCGAGTCGTTACGTGAATTTGCTCGGCTACGGTTCGAGCCGGATATTTCCATGACGCTCGGCCCTCCATCGCTTTCTGGAAGCTTGGACACTGTCTATGCAGCGCTGAACCGTGAGACGTTGCTCAAGTTCTACCAGGAGTCTTGGTTGAAGTTAGTAGACGCTATCGCCAGCCTCATTGAACAGGACAGCGAGTTCGTCTTTGATGCCCTCGATGGCAAGGAGCTGTCAGGACCTaccaccaacagcagctCAAAGGGGGCAGATATCAACTACCGCGATGAGCCTGTTGCGTTCTTCTTTGTCTTGTTTGGTATCGCGTTTGAAGCGCTCGCCACGAGACCAGGCCAGAGCGAGTCTCTCGCTACCCGAGAACAAACACTGGAGATTCTCCGCGCTCTTAAGAAGATCCTTCACCCAAGCGTATCTGGTCATGCCATTTACCGCGATGCCATCTTCTCCGAGACGATGGATCTGCTGGACCGTCTCGTACTCACCGAAGGTCTTGATGTGCAGGGCGTTATCGTTGAGATTGCGCGTGCCCTATGTGTGGCACATCCAGCAGCCAGAAAGCAGGCTGACGACCCCGAGAACAGTGAGTTGTCTGATGACATTGAGCAGCTCTTCGAGCTCACTCGGATCATCGTCTTGGTCCTCTCCGGACTGTTGCCCAATCTCAGTGAGACCCAACAGCCCGTGCGCCACCAGATGACAGAGGAAGCGATCCTTCTCGTCAAGACATCGCTCAACGCACTGGTCGATGCCGCGGAGGTGTTCCCATCCATAATCAAGACGGATCTACACGCCTGTATCCTGCACATCTTTGCAACCATTCTTGCCACACCGTCATGCCAGGAGGTCATTGTCCCCCAAAACCTGTCGACACTCAAACGCTTTATCAACGGCATGACCGGTTCCAGGAGAGACGGcggagatgatgacgagggtAATTCGCCCACGGACGTTCAGCTGCTGGGATGTCTGCGCCGCTTCCTGTCCATCTATCTCAACGCTCAGAAGCGCGAAGCCCCGACGTCCTTGACCTGCGTCAAGAACTGTCTCCTGGCCATCACTATCCTCTTCACTGGTGGCAAAAACCACCTGCCAGCCAGCGAGCCGCTGGTAGCCAAGTTCCTAGACGAGCTCGTAGACTGTCTAACTGACCGGATG ACCGCCAAAATAGCCGCAAACTGCATccgctccctcctcctcaacaccaacgccaacaaccaACCCACCTCAGCCGATCACTCTATCTCCCGCCACCTCCTCCCGCGCCTCATTGCCTTCGTGACCAACACCTCTCCTGAGGACCCGGAACAAGCTCGTTCGCTCATCGCCCAAACCCTCGTGCAATTTACCGCCGTGGTTGCCAGAGGATCGTCGCAGGACGGAGGCCAAGGCGCATCCATTGCCATGGCCCTCGTTGTGCCGACTTTGCTCTCGCGCGCGGCGACAGAGGGAGCTAAAGATGATGCATACCGCGAGACGAGTGCAAGGCTACTGGAGTTGGCGAGCGCCGATCAGACTGCTTTTAGGGCGGTGGTGGGCGCGATGAGTGAGGGCCAGAGGGCGTTTATGGAGGAGGTTATCAAGAGTGGACGATCGGGGGgaatgggtggtggtggtggtggcgcaCATGTAGGTGccggagggaggagaagtgaggaggacgaagagcaGGCGCCGACTATTGCTTTGAAGATGAACTTtggtggttga
- the scon-3 gene encoding sulfur control-3 protein, giving the protein MAENDERALQKVSLQSNDGQIITVDRVVAERSLLIKNLIEDLGDEAVMNEAIPLPNVNEPVLRKVVEWCEHHRKDPPQTTEDENDSRKKSTEIDEWDQKFMQVDQEMLFEIILAANYMDIKPLLDVGCKTVANMIKGKSPEEIRKTFNITNDFTPEEEEQIRRENEWAEDR; this is encoded by the exons ATGGCGGAGAACGACGAACGTGCCCTCCAGAAGGTATCTCTCCAGAGCAACGATGGCCAAATCATCACCGTCG ATCGTGTTGTTGCCGAGCGATCCCTTCTCATCAAGAACCTGATTGAGGATTTGGGCGACGAGGCTGTTATGAACGAGGCTATTCCCCTACCAAACGTCAACGAGCCTGTCCTCCGAAAGGTTGTCGAGTGGTGCGAGCACCACCGCAAGGACCCGCCCCAGACTACCGAGGACGAGAACGACAGCCGTAAGAAGAGCACGGAGATCGACGAATGGGACCAGAAGTTCATGCAGGTTGACCAGGAGATGCTCTTCGAGATCATTCTC GCTGCCAACTACATGGACATCAAGCCCCTCCTTGATGTTGGATGCAAGACCGTTGCCAACATGATCAAGGGCAAGTCCCCTGAGGAGATTCGAAAGACGTTCAATATCACAAATGATTTCACtccagaggaggaggagcagattCGCCGCGAGAACGAATGGGCGGAAGACCGTTAG